ATGTTAATGTTTCTGTTGATTATAACGCAACAAGTGCTTTCTTTAAATTTGAAAATATCAACTTAGTTTGTCGTTTAATTGATGAACGTTATCCAGATTACGAAGCAGTAATTCCTGCTAACAATCCTAATAAATTGGTAATTGATAGAGCCTTATTCTTAAATACTTTACGTAGGGTTGTAATTTTCGCTAATAAAACTACACATCAAGTGCGATTGAAAATTAACGGAAGCGAATTAAATATCTCTTCTGAAGATTTAGATTTTGCTAACGAAGCTCACGAACGTTTAAGTTGCCAATATGAAGGTGAAGATTTAGAAATTGGATTTAACGCTCGTTTCTTAATTGAAATGTTGAGCAACTTAAGTGGCGAAGAAGTTACCTTAGAATTATCAACTCCAAACCGTGCAGGTTTGTTAATTCCACAAACCAATGATGAGAACGAGGATGTTTTAATGTTGGTAATGCCGGTTATGTTGAATAATAGCTACTAATGAGTTTGGAAATCAAAAAGATGTCATCCTGAGCTTAGTCGAAGGAATCTTTTTGGTTTTTGTCAATGAGTCTTCAACTACGCTCAGACTGACATTAACTCAAAAAAATTAAACTTAATTTAACAAGAATGGCTTGGTTTTTGACCAAGCCATTCTTGCTATAAGCCATTACTAACCCTCTTCTTATGAAAACAGCGCTACTTTCTTCAAATCAAAGAAATTCTTATTTATTCTTAGCTTTTTTTGTAGTAATGATGTGTCTAGTTTCTTGTAAAAAGGACGAAACCATCAGCAAGAAAGAAGTGAAAGGGGAGGCGAAAGTTAGAATGGTAAATGCTTCACATACTTCTACATCAGTTGATTTTTATTTAGACAATACAAAAGTTAACTCAACAGCATTGGCTTTTGGAGAAGGGAGTGAATACGTTAAGGTAGAATCTGGTACCAAGGCTTCAAAAGTTCAAAATAATGGTGTGGATGAGGCGGAGTCAGAAGTGATTTTTGTGCCAACTATTTCTTATACCTCATTTTATTTAGAGGATAGAACAAACAAAGGCTCGGTATTAACATTAGAAGATAATCTTGGAACAACAGAATCTGGGAAAGCGAGAATAAGATTTATAAACACAAGCCCATATTTTACCAATGCTATTAATGTAAATTTAACAGGAGCCATATTATTGGTTAACTCTTTACCATTTGCAGAGGCTTCTGGCTACTTTTCAGTAGATCCAGATGCAGATTTAAGGATTTCTGTTTTAGGAACTGGGACAGTTAAAGTGGTGCCGACAGCTCAAATTGAAGCTGGCAAAATTTATACTTTTTGGTTTAGTGGAAGTTCTAATGCCAACCTCACTATCAATAAAATTACTTACAATTAACATCATATTTTTAAAATTGCTGTGGTTGTCAATCCATATTCCTATTTTTGAGGCAAAATTATAAAACTTGGAATTCTTCGACTTACTAGTACA
The sequence above is drawn from the Pedobacter frigiditerrae genome and encodes:
- a CDS encoding DUF4397 domain-containing protein, which codes for MKTALLSSNQRNSYLFLAFFVVMMCLVSCKKDETISKKEVKGEAKVRMVNASHTSTSVDFYLDNTKVNSTALAFGEGSEYVKVESGTKASKVQNNGVDEAESEVIFVPTISYTSFYLEDRTNKGSVLTLEDNLGTTESGKARIRFINTSPYFTNAINVNLTGAILLVNSLPFAEASGYFSVDPDADLRISVLGTGTVKVVPTAQIEAGKIYTFWFSGSSNANLTINKITYN